In Quercus lobata isolate SW786 chromosome 12, ValleyOak3.0 Primary Assembly, whole genome shotgun sequence, a genomic segment contains:
- the LOC115971194 gene encoding golgin subfamily A member 4 isoform X2: MDKNKSRTDLLAAGRKKLQQYRQKKEGKGSASHGKSSKKSSKSDQHEADADESSTTPVPTVSSQVTEREIAPHDGSDLETIESSLSHSTGISEPDTSSMQSREDQVTDEADGLDSKQSDRSGEIELEGDRQLPLYEHGESAETLSRIASVETSMEETYCEAEQTGEPGEVSASDGTLLSDGFSASVSTLQEADRISAVNPSMTNWQRQEIAPDSSYGENSNMTFQSGDYGKGREEKVQTDLDSRTAAEGYNQRYMPDESFMPEGESLERPEKKMAGLAGGWTVSPVADMSATSLLQLAELIRGLNEEEFRFLLKSRESITNAELGSGSFTFAEYGFTDLLERLKEELYLTYFTKDIFHLQLAEQSELQMGLDHQQRQMVDELSLLNASLNDVREKNQFLVEELAQCRSELQFVTTKREELQDQFRIAKAEVEEFSARACELQNSLERSEGDLLSRLTELADCKSLVAALQVENNNLEGTISSVNEERNKLVDEKEFLFRENGKLLIELADSKSLMAALQVESSSLNESLASVMEERKKLEEDKKHLSHEKEKQSVELADCKVLVAALQEENGNLSGSLALETQQRSKLEEKEHLFLENERLNTELLALQERLSTDHGERMKVEADLKEVTMRLEQVTGENIYLHSSLDTLKAKIGEIDSQQTQIACQVGEAGNEVSLEVRSRGHESGADYEDSHKILGKQDSEVYSPVLETPLSDGLAVETPLELPEQVVYDDSFGFVALKGHLEEAEKILQKLEKAIEGMHSHSAFLSRSAGKVAAPGVSKLIQAFESKVQLDEQEEEERALTENQSPEDLFTVTKEQTGNLRALLTQLGVGAEDASILLKGERDGRKIANAMFEELRDEHEALKEHSNNLEAANIELGVLCEALKEHVGDVEAKNGELEVLYESLKQHDINLGAENSKLGGKLRGYQSRISELQSQLYDFQHSSNEMASVIGSQLENLQKEADERVLILEQDWNSTVTQILDAVGKLDKSIGEDFTSTISTGTHNGLDISSRVAASVNVANEVIEALQGKLQAAQTDHEAICTLYKEANEKSGDLHGKNELAIGILSRMHGKLWELVISSCGSVEESEKNVQIEKLLDPLDYSEYKTLLDQLENSLDEKLQLKSVNSKLTAELINQAEEFEEMNRRCLNLNAIHKLIEDVEDVLKLDEAEINLDATPALRLEFLVSVLVQKFKEADVQVGLSREQFGYKMMELTELQDKIHQLEALTFEHENEIPILRDSLRLAEEAFIAAHSELQEKISELEQSDQRVSSIREKLGIAVAKGKGLVVQRDGLKQSLAETSSELERCLQELQLKDTKLQEVETKLKTYSEAGERVEALESELSYIRNSATSLRESFLLKDSVLQRIEEILEDLDLPEHFHSRDIIEKIDWLARSATGNSVPLTDWDQKSSAGGGSYSDAGFVGIDAWRDDVQPSSNSGDDLRRKLEELQNRFYGLAEQNEMLEQSLMERNNLVQRFEELLDRIDMPSQFRSTEPEDRIEWLGKALLEAQHERNSFREKIDNFENYCGSLSADLEESQRRASGLEADLQAVTQEREHLSERFEILAHEHEKLSAKTIEADLQAVTQEREHLSERFEILAHEHEKLSAETVEFKLENEKLQHEVTGLKDKLVDQLGNEERIVSIEGEIRRLQDLVSDALQESGTKDLVSGTGSIHCLEELLRKLIENYTILSSVNPVLGDVADTDHAKNSNITLDEARSINSHDSRELDIAVPNKELEEAMRELMHVTQERDRYMEKQQSLICEVEALGRRKEELQELLSQEEQKSASVREKLNVAVRKGKSLVQQRDSLKQTIEEKNTEVELLKSQITHWENALAEYEQKLRDLSAYPERVEALESERLLLRNHLTETEHYLQEKEHMLSIILNTLNGIDVGGEVNSGDPVERLEQLGKLVSDLDAAVASSEQQSRKSKRAAELLLAELNEVQDRNDVLQEELEKAANEVAELTKERDLAEAAKLEAISRLENLSDVRSEERKNQLSEFMRIKSILNQLRKGFHDVKNLQGDVFSKDLEFLHNLEIGVESFLKADKAKLVVAPLFTVSDGAISRISDKKENFPSMDSWLDFKTDGHFDENVVFETCHFVVDHLQEFMTEIGDLKEKFSKHSVSLHEQSSSLSKLMEIVLGEMNSQKESFEAMKRDMVHIDSVEKEKGMELILLRKNIAVLYEACVSTVVEIENRRVDLVGNNMAAGDLGLNLRSTSVDGEFPFSGPAQLSSEESIRTMADKLVLAVRDFASLKAETVAGCQKELKTTIANLQKELQEKDIQKERICMELVGQIKEAEAAATSYSLDLQSSIARVHDLEKQVEVIERERNLLEQRVKELQDAQATSTELQEKVQSLTDVLTAKDQEIEALMQALDEEEVQMEDLTNKMEEMEKVVQQKNLDLKNLDASRGKALKKLSITVTKFDELHHLSESLLAEVEKLQAQLQDRDAEISFLRQEVTRCTNDVLVASQMSSKRTSDEIHEFLTWFELIVAQAEVHDVHLDDKNSNDVHEHKEILQKKVFSIISELENLRAAAQSKDTLLQVERSKVEELTRKEEFLEKSLHEKESQLNLLEGVGESERATSMTSEILEVEPVINKRTVPGTSIAPQVRSLRKGNNDQVAIAIDMDPGSSGRLEDEDDEKVHGFKSLTTSRIVPRFTRPVTDMIDGLWVSCDRALMRQPALRMGIIIYWAILHALLATVMI, translated from the exons ATGGACAAGAACAAGAGCCGTACCGATCTGCTCGCTGCTGGCCGCAAAAAG CTTCAGCAATATCGTCAGAAGAAGGAAGGTAAAGGCAGTGCTAGCCATGGAAAATCCTCAAAAAAATCCAGTAAATCTGACCAGCATGAAGCTGATGCTGATGAATCATCCACTACCCCAGTACCAACTGTGTCGTCCCAGGTTACTGAAAGGGAAATTGCACCTCATGATGGTTCAGATTTGGAAACTATTGAATCATCATTGTCGCATTCAACGGGGATTAGTGAGCCTGATACATCCTCGATGCAGTCGAGGGAAGATCAGGTAACAGAT GAAGCTGATGGTTTGGACTCAAAGCAATCTGATCGCAGCGGTGAAATAGAGCTTGAAGGAGACAGGCAGCTTCCTTTGTATGAGCATGGTGAAAGTGCTGAAACTCTTTCAAGGATAGCTTCAGTAGAGACTAGTATGGAGGAGACATACTGTGAAGCAGAGCAAACTGGTGAGCCAGGTGAAGTATCTGCATCTGATGGTACACTCTTGTCAGATGGGTTTTCAGCTTCTGTTTCGACTTTACAAGAAGCCGACAGGATTTCAGCTGTTAATCCTTCCATGACAAATTGGCAGAGACAAGAAATAGCACCAGATTCATCTTACGGAGAAAACTCAAACATGACTTTTCAGTCTGGTGACTATGGAAAAGGCAGGGAAGAAAAGGTTCAGACTGATTTGGACAGTAGGACAGCTGCAGAGGGGTACAATCAGCGGTATATGCCTGATGAATCTTTTATGCCTGAGGGTGAAAGCCTTGAAAGACCTGAAAAGAAAATGGCAGGTTTGGCTGGAGGATGGACTGTTTCTCCTGTTGCAGACATGAGTGCAACCAGTCTTTTGCAGCTTGCAGAGTTGATAAGGGGTCTTAATGAAGAAGAATTTAGGTTTCTGCTCAAGTCAAGAGAATCAATTACTAATGCAGAATTGGGGAGTGGGAGTTTTACTTTTGCAGAGTATGGCTTTACAGATTTATTGGAGAGACTCAAAGAAGAATTATATCTCACATATTTTACTAAAGATATCTTTCACTTGCAACTTGCTGAACAGTCTGAACTACAGATGGGGTTAGATCACCAGCAGCGTCAGATGGTTGATGAATTATCTCTACTCAATGCTTCACTCAATGATGTTCGTGAGAAGAATCAATTCCTTGTTGAAGAGCTTGCACAATGCAGATCTGAACTCCAGTTTGTAACTACCAAGAGGGAGGAGCTCCAAGACCAATTTCGTATAGCAAAGGCGGAGGTTGAGGAATTTTCTGCTAGAGCATGTGAGTTGCAGAATAGTCTGGAAAGGTCAGAAGGGGACTTGCTGAGCCGGTTAACAGAGTTGGCTGACTGCAAGAGTTTGGTAGCAGCTTTACAGgtggaaaataataatttagagGGGACCATTTCTTCTGTGAATGAAGAGAGAAACAAACTTGTGGATGAAAAGGAGTTTCTATTCCGTGAGAATGGGAAGCTGTTAATTGAATTAGCTGACAGCAAGAGTTTGATGGCAGCTTTACAGGTTGAAAGTTCTAGCTTAAATGAGAGTCTTGCTTCAGTGATGGAGGAGAGAAAGAAGCTTGAAGAGGATAAGAAGCATCTGTCCCATGAGAAGGAGAAACAATCAGTAGAATTGGCCGACTGTAAGGTTCTGGTGGCAGCTTTACAGGAAGAAAATGGAAATTTAAGTGGGAGTCTTGCTTTGGAAACACAACAAAGAAGCAAGCTTGAAGAGAAGGAGCAtctttttcttgagaatgagaGGCTTAATACTGAGCTTCTTGCTCTTCAGGAACGGTTGTCTACAGACCATGGGGAACGAATGAAGGTTGAAGCTGACCTGAAGGAAGTGACTATGCGCCTTGAACAAGTCACTGGGGAAAATATTTATCTTCATAGCAGTCTGGACACTCTTAAAGCTAAAATAGGAGAGATTGATAGCCAACAAACCCAAATAGCCTGTCAAGTTGGGGAAGCTGGGAATGAAGTCAGTCTGGAAGTACGAAGTAGAGGCCATGAAAGTGGAGCAGATTATGAAGATTCTCACAAGATTCTTGGGAAGCAAGATAGTGAAGTTTATTCTCCTGTATTGGAGACGCCCTTATCTGATGGCCTTGCAGTAGAAACACCACTCGAGCTGCCTGAACAGGTAGTCTATGATGATTCTTTTGGGTTTGTTGCCTTGAAGGGACACTTAGAGGAGGCAgagaaaattttgcagaaactTGAAAAGGCAATTGAAGGGATGCATTCTCATTCAGCATTTTTGAGCAGGTCAGCTGGTAAAGTTGCTGCACCTGGGGTTTCAAAACTGATTCAAGCCTTTGAGTCGAAGGTGCAACTTGATGAACAAGAGGAAGAGGAAAGGGCCTTGACTGAAAATCAATCTCCAGAAGATCTATTCACGGTAACAAAAGAGCAAACTGGAAATTTGAGGGCATTGCTTACGCAGCTGGGGGTGGGTGCTGAGGATGCCAGTATACTGCTCAAGGGGGAACGCGATGGTAGGAAAATTGCTAATGCCATGTTCGAGGAGCTCAGGGATGAACATGAAGCTTTGAAGGAACACAGTAACAATTTGGAAGCTGCCAACATAGAGCTTGGGGTTCTATGTGAAGCTTTAAAGGAACATGTTGGTGATGTTGAGGCAAAGAATGGTGAGCTTGAGGTTCTCTATGAATCCTTGAAGCAACATGACATTAATCTCGGAGCAGAAAACAGCAAGCTTGGTGGAAAACTACGAGGTTACCAATCAAGAATTAGTGAATTGCAGAGTCAATTGTATGATTTTCAGCATAGTTCAAATGAGATGGCTTCTGTAATTGGCAGTCAATTAGAAAATTTGCAGAAGGAAGCGGATGAGAGGGTATTGATTCTTGAGCAAGATTGGAATTCTACTGTTACTCAGATTCTTGATGCTGTTGGGAAGCTTGATAAATCAATTGGGGAAGATTTCACCTCAACCATCTCAACTGGTACTCACAATGGCTTGGATATAAGCAGCCGTGTTGCTGCTTCTGTTAATGTTGCCAATGAAGTGATTGAGGCTCTGCAGGGGAAACTCCAAGCTGCTCAAACTGACCATGAAGCAATCTGTACTTTATACAAAGAGGCGAATGAGAAAAGTGGTGATTTGCATGGAAAAAATGAATTGGCTATTGGTATATTGAGTAGGATGCATGGTAAACTTTGGGAACTTGTGATAAGTTCATGTGGATCTGTggaagaaagtgagaaaaatgtACAAATTGAGAAACTGCTTGATCCCTTAGATTATAGTGAATACAAGACCCTCTTGGACCAGCTGGAGAATTCTCTGGATGAGAAGCTGCAACTCAAGTCTGTTAACAGTAAACTCACCGCAGAGTTGATTAATCAAGCAGAAGAATTTGAGGAAATGAACAGGAGATGCCTGAATTTAAATGCTATTCATAAGTTAATTGAAGATGTTGAAGATGTGTTAAAATTGGATGAAGCTGAGATTAACTTGGATGCAACGCCTGCTTTGCGTTTGGAGTTTTTGGTGTCTGTTCTTGTTCAGAAATTTAAGGAGGCTGATGTGCAAGTTGGCTTGTCTAGAGAACAGTTTGGATATAAGATGATGGAGTTGACTGAACTGCAGGATAAGATACATCAGTTAGAAGCCTTGACCTTTGAGCATGAAAATGAAATCCCTATTCTCAGGGACAGTTTACGCCTGGCAGAGGAAGCTTTTATTGCCGCACATTCTGAATTACAAGAGAAAATAAGTGAACTTGAACAGTCAGATCAGCGAGTATCTTCTATTAGAGAGAAACTTGGCATAGCTGTTGCCAAGGGGAAAGGCTTGGTTGTGCAGCGAGATGGTCTCAAGCAGTCTCTGGCAGAGACTTCTAGTGAACTGGAGAGATGCTTGCAAGAGCTGCAGTTGAAAGACACTAAGCTTCAAGAAGTTGAAACAAAACTTAAGACCTACTCGGAGGCAGGTGAGCGTGTGGAAGCTCTGGAATCTGAACTTTCATACATTCGCAACTCAGCCACTAGTTTAAGAGAATCATTCCTTCTTAAAGATTCTGTCCTTCAAAGAATAGAAGAGATTTTGGAAGACCTTGATCTGCCAGAGCATTTTCATTCAAGAGATATAATTGAAAAGATTGATTGGTTGGCGAGGTCAGCAACTGGAAACTCTGTGCCTCTGACTGATTGGGATCAGAAGAGTTCTGCAGGAGGAGGTTCATATTCTGATGCTGGTTTTGTTGGTATAGATGCTTGGAGAGACGATGTACAGCCAAGCTCAAATTCAGGGGACGATTTGAGAAGAAAGTTGGAGGAACTTCAAAATAGGTTTTATGGGTTGGCtgaacaaaatgaaatgctcgAACAATCGTTAATGGAAAGGAACAACTTGGTACAGAGATTCGAAGAACTTTTGGACAGGATTGATATGCCTTCGCAGTTCCGGTCCACGGAACCAGAGGATAGGATCGAATGGTTAGGAAAAGCGCTTTTGGAGGCTCAGCATGAGAGAAATTCTTTCCGGGAGAAGattgataattttgaaaattattgtggatCACTGAGTGCTGATTTGGAAGAGTCACAAAGGAGAGCATCTGGCCTTGAGGCAGACCTCCAGGCAGTTACCCAAGAGAGAGAGCACCTTTCTGAAAGATTCGAGATACTGGCTCATGAACATGAAAAACTCTCAGCAAAGACAATTGAGGCAGACCTCCAGGCAGTTACTCAAGAGAGAGAGCACCTTTCTGAAAGATTTGAGATACTGGCTCATGAACACGAAAAACTTTCAGCAGAGACAGTTGAGTTCAAACTTGAGAATGAAAAGCTGCAGCATGAAGTTACGGGTTTGAAGGATAAATTGGTTGATCAGCTTGGGAATGAGGAACGAATTGTCAGCATTGAAGGCGAAATCAGAAGATTGCAGGATTTGGTTAGCGATGCGTTGCAAGAATCTGGAACAAAAGATCTGGTTTCTGGAACTGGTAGTATCCATTGCCTGGAGGAATTACTGAGGAAGCTTATAGAAAATTACACAATTCTTTCTTCAGTGAATCCTGTGCTTGGGGATGTGGCTGATACAGACCATGCTAAAAATTCTAATATTACTCTTGATGAAGCAAGAAGCATAAATTCACATGATTCCAGGGAACTGGATATAGCTGTTCCGAATAAAGAACTGGAGGAGGCTATGCGTGAGCTGATGCATGTGACGCAGGAAAGAGATAGATATATGGAGAAGCAGCAAAGTTTGATTTGTGAAGTAGAAGCTCTTGGTAGAAGAAAAGAGGAGTTGCAAGAGCTACTTAGTCAGGAGGAGCAGAAGTCTGCTTCTGTGAGAGAGAAGTTAAATGTTGCAGTTAGAAAAGGGAAGTCACTGGTGCAACAGCGGGACAGTCTGAAGCAAACCATTGAAGAGAAGAATACTGAGGTGGAACTTTTGAAATCTCAGATTACCCACTGGGAAAATGCTCTTGCAGAGTATGAACAGAAGCTCAGGGACTTATCTGCTTACCCAGAAAGGGTAGAAGCCCTAGAATCTGAGCGTTTGTTATTGAGGAATCATTTAACAGAAACTGAGCACTATTTACAAGAGAAAGAACATATGTTGAGCATAATTTTGAATACTTTAAATGGCATTGATGTTGGTGGTGAAGTCAACAGTGGTGATCCAGTGGAGAGGTTGGAACAACTTGGAAAACTAGTCTCTGATTTAGACGCAGCTGTTGCTTCTTCAGAGCAGCAGTCGAGGAAATCTAAAAGAGCAGCAGAGCTGCTCCTTGCTGAGCTGAATGAGGTTCAAGACAGAAATGATGTTCTTCAAGAGGAGCTAGAAAAAGCTGCAAATGAAGTTGCTGAGCTTACTAAGGAAAGGGATTTGGCTGAGGCTGCCAAACTTGAAGCTATTTCACGGCTTGAAAATTTATCTGATGTTCGTTCTGAGGAAAGAAAGAACCAATTATCTGAATTTATGCGGATAAAGTCTATTCTGAACCAACTCAGAAAGGGCTTTCATGATGTTAAGAATTTACAAGGTGATGTTTTCTCCAAGGACTTGGAATTTTTGCACAATCTGGAGATTGGTGTTGAGTCATTTCTGAAAGCAGACAAAGCTAAGCTAGTTGTTGCACCTCTTTTCACTGTATCTGATGGTGCTATATCCAGAATTTCAGATAAAAAG GAGAACTTTCCGTCTATGGATTCTTGGTTGGACTTCAAAACTGATGGTCATTTTGACGAAAATGTTGTAtttgaaacatgtcattttgtTGTGGATCATCTGCAAGAATTCATGACAGAAATTGGAGATCTTAAAGAAAAATTCTCCAAACACTCAGTGTCATTACATGAACAAAGTAGTAGTCTATCTAAATTGATGGAGATTGTTCTGGGAGAGATGAATTCCCAAAAAGAGTCGTTTGAAGCAATGAAGAGAGACATGGTTCATATAGATTcagtggaaaaagaaaaaggcatgGAACTTATACTGTTGCGTAAAAACATTGCTGTGCTTTATGAAGCATGTGTTAGTACAGTTgtggaaattgaaaacagaaGAGTTGACCTGGTTGGAAATAATATGGCTGCTGGAGATCTGGGTTTGAACTTGAGATCAACATCTGTTGATGGAGAATTTCCTTTCAGTGGACCAGCTCAATTGTCCTCTGAGGAATCTATCAGGACAATGGCAGATAAACTTGTATTGGCTGTGAGGGATTTTGCTAGCTTGAAAGCTGAAACTGTAGCAGGTTGCCAAAAGGAATTGAAGACTACCATAGCAAATTTGCAAAAGGAGCTTCAGGAGAAGGACATTCAGAAAGAAAGGATTTGCATGGAGCTGGTAGGTCAAATAAAGGAAGCTGAAGCTGCTGCAACAAGTTACTCACTAGATCTTCAATCTTCCATAGCGCGGGTGCATGATTTGGAAAAACAGGTTGAAGTGATAGAGAGAGAACGGAACTTACTAGAGCAGAGAGTGAAGGAGCTGCAAGATGCACAAGCCACCTCAACTGAGTTACAGGAGAAGGTTCAATCTCTTACTGATGTGCTTACTGCCAAAGACCAAG AAATTGAGGCACTGATGCAAGCACTTGACGAGGAAGAGGTGCAGATGGAAGATCTGACAAACAAGATGGAGGAAATGGAAAAAGTTGTACAACAAAAGAATTTAGATTTGAAGAACCTTGATGCTTCTCGTGGGAAAGCTTTGAAAAAGCTTTCCATCACTGTGACCAAGTTTGATGAGCTTCATCATCTTTCTGAGAGTCTCCTAGCTGAGGTTGAAAAGCTTCAAGCACAACTGCAAGATCGGGATGCAGAGATCTCTTTCTTAAGGCAAGAGGTCACTAGATGCACCAATGATGTCCTTGTTGCGTCACAAATGAGTAGCAAAAGGACCTCGGATGAGATTCATGAGTTCTTGACATGGTTTGAACTGATTGTTGCTCAGGCTGAGGTGCATGATGTGCATCTTGATGATAAGAACAGCAATGATGTTCATGAACACAAGGAAATACTCCAGAAGAAGGTTTTTTCTATCATATCAGAATTGGAAAATTTACGGGCAGCAGCTCAAAGTAAGGACACGTTGTTACAAGTCGAAAGAAGCAAGGTGGAAGAGTTAACACGCAAAGAAGAATTTCTTGAGAAGTCTTTACATGAGAAGGAATCACAATTAAATTTGCTGGAGGGTGTTGGGGAATCTGAAAGGGCAACTAGCATGACCTCTGAAATTTTGGAAGTTGAACCTGTG ATAAACAAACGGACAGTGCCTGGGACTTCAATTGCACCTCAAGTGCGCAGTTTGCGGAAAGGCAACAATGACCAGGTTGCCATTGCTATAGATATGGATCCTGGCAGTAGTGGTAGGTTAGAAGACGAAGATGATGAGAAAG TTCATGGTTTCAAGTCACTCACTACATCAAGAATTGTGCCAAGATTTACAAGACCTGTGACTGACATGATTGATGGCCTTTG GGTTTCTTGTGATCGGGCTCTGATGCGACAACCTGCATTACGTATGGGTATTATAATCTATTGGGCCATATTACATGCACTTCTTGCTACTGTTATGATTTGA